Within Rhodovulum sp. MB263, the genomic segment CCCGCAGGCTGTCTGGCGAGCAACCCAGCTTGCCGGCGATGTCGCGCACCGCGCCTGTCAAAGACGCATAGCTGTCGAGAGGGTCGATGACCATCTGCACCGCCCGTTCGCGGAACTCGGCCGGATACGGGCTCGTCGTGTTCTTCTTCCTGTCCATGCGAGGGCCTCCTTTGAGAGTTTGGCCCTCCGGGCAAGGCGGCCCGGTTCAGTGCGTCCTGTGGGAAGATCGGCGCGGCACCCGCAGCAGGTCGGTCCGCGCCGGGATCTTCCGGGATGCGAAGCGCGACCGTCAAGCGTAAAGCTACATTGTCGCAAATACTTGCAGAACATCTTCGGAGGGTTCTGACCGATGCCCTGCATCGGCGGAATGGGCAAGGACAGGACCCCCCGGTTTCCACCCGCCGCGCGGGCATGCGGCGGGCGGGCTATATTCCGTCATCGCAAAAAACGGCTGTCTTGCCGCGGGCGCCTATCTTTCCACGGGAATGACGTAGCTTGCCGGATATTCGCGGTGTTTGTCGGTGATCGAGTCGACAATGCCGAAATCCAGGAAAACCGCGCTTGCGACGATCTTTCCGCCCATGGTGCTCGGGATCGCCCCGACGGCTTCGCGGCCCCGCTTCGTCTCGCAATCATATCTCAACGCGTCGTCCGACCGCCGGACGCTGACGACGGCAGGAATATCAGCCACTTGTGCCTGACGTTTGTTGGAAAGCTTGCAGCGGCCCGACTCGCCGTTGCTGAAGGAAAGGGCGACCGGAACATTCGCATCATTGGTAATCGAGGCACAGGCCCCAAGGCTCATGAGACCAGCGAGCAGGGCTGGCATGCACAGGGTACGCAAATTGTCTTCTCCGTTGTTCATGAAAACTGATAACAGGCAGGGCTTTCGCGGTCGCCTCCCCGAACGCGGCAGCCATGCCAACGAACTTTCCCGACCCGATATTGCAAATCCTTTCGCGCCGATTGCGCGAAACGGTCGCAGCGGTCGCATGGCAGACGGGGGCGGACAGCGGCGGGGCATGGGGATGGAGCTTGCCGGGGGCGCCCGGCCCCTCGAAAAGCGAACGCCCGGCCGGAGGAGGTCTCCGGCCGGGCGTCGCTGCTCGATCTCAGATCCGATCAGAACCTGACCGAATAGGTCGCCTGGATCGCGTGGGACTGGCTGTTTTCGCTCAGCGTGCCCTGATAGCCGATGTCGAGAACCGAGCGCTCGGTCAGCTCGGTCCGCAGACCCAGCGACAGCACCGCCTGGTTGCGGTCCAGCGCCGAGCCGGTGACCGAGAAGGCATCGCTGCCCGAGGCGAAGCGCATGGTCGATTCCGCGTTCAGATCGCCGCTGACATGCTGCCAGGCCACACCGCCGTGCAGGTTGCTCATCCCGGCGCCAATACCTTCGAGATCGCGGCCGAAGCGCAGGCCGACGGTGGTGATGCCCTGGGTCAGGTCCTCGCCGTCGACAGACAGCGCCGCCGAGCCGCCGGTTTCGGTGAAGCTGTCGATCTCCTGGTAGAGGATCGCCTGACCGATGAAGGGCTCGAGGCTCGTGCGGCCGGCGCTGGTCTGATAGCCCAGCTCGACGAAGGCCTGCGCGGTGCGCGCCCAGTAATCGGCTTCGAGATCCTGACGGACACCGCCCACCGAGACGTTCCGTTTGGCCGAGACGTCATCCCAAGTGTAGCTCGCCCCCATCCGGAGCGCCATCTGGCCGAAGCTCCTGGCGGTGTAGACACCGAGTTGGTAGCTGTCGGCATCGCTGTCAGCGCTGCTGTCCTTGGCATCGGTATCGACCAGCCCGAAGCTGCCGAAGACACCCGTGCGCCAGCCGCCATCGGTCTCGGCATCGGCCCCGATCACGAAACCGCCGGTGGTCGCTTCCATGCCCGACGCGCCGTCGCTGCCGTCAAGCTTGGACCAGCTGCCATAGGCCTGCCCCCAGACCTCGGGATTGGAGAAGAAGCTGCCCGCGGTCTCATAGGAGGTCGCGTTGCGGGTAACCGCCGCCGGGGTAGCCGCACCCGGGGTTATCTGGCGCATCCGGTTCACCACCAGCCGACGGGTCGGCTCGGTGGATTGCAGCATCGCCGTGGACATGCTGGCATGGGTCTCGCCCGACAGCGCCTGATAGGTCCGGTCGATCTCGCCGTCTTCGAGGAACAGCACCTTCTTGTAGAGCGGGTTTTCCTCGTCCATCGTCCCGATAGCCCGCGCGGTATTGCGCGCGTTGGAGTTCGACGAGCTCACCACATCCTCGAAATCGACATCGTTGCGGGTCAGAGCAAGCAGGACTTCGGTGTCGTTGTCATAGTCGAGGGTCGTGTCGAGATAGGCGAAGGTGTCGCTGACCTCGGAGAATTCGCCGGTGATGCCCTGATCCGCGGTCATGATCGTGTACCAGGTGTTCAGGCTGAAATCGGCCTCGTCATCGCTTGCCAGACGCGACACTTTCAGAGACGAGCTGCCGCCCAGGGTGACCGCGCCGCCGATGGTGCCGGGTTCGTCGGGAACCAGCGAGCTGTATTGGCCCTCGTCGGTGCTTTTCACCGCCAGCAGGTCCGAGGTGCCGTCGCTGGACACGGTGACCGCGTAGCTGGCGCCGTCGGCGAAGCTGAGATCGCCGCCCGCAATGGTCAGCGTACCGATGCCCGCGCCGCCCGGCGCCACGGTCGAGCCGTCCTGCAGGGTCACGTCCGACAGCGAACCCGACCCGGCCAGGGTTGCGCCAGCCATGACGGTGACGGCGCTGTTGACGAACGTATCGGTATCGACCGCGACGGTCCCGCCATGGATATTGGTATTGCCGTAATAGCCGGAATAGTCGCCGCTCAGGCTGATGGTGCCGTTATAGGCGTTGATCGCGCCGCCGCCGGTGACATCCATCCCGAAGCTATAATCGGTGTCGGTGATGTTGAACACCAGCGAGCCGGTGCCGGTGCCGAAGGCCAGCCTGCCGGCATTCACGCGGCCCGAGGCCACGGCGCCGCCATTCTCTTCTTCCACGTCATAGCTTGCGCCGATGACAAGCGTCCCGGTCGAGCCGCTGTCCCGCGCAACGGTGACGGTGCCGTCGTAATTGCCCTCGCCATCGTCGGTGCCGACCGAGACGGTCGCGCCATTGTTCACCCTCATGATGCCGTTGCCCGAGGATGCGGCGCCGACCGTAAGATCGCCGCCGATCTCGACGCTGCTGCCATCCAGTGCGAGCAGGGAGCCGCGCCCCCTGTTGCCGACGGTGGCGTTGTCCGCAACCTTCAGACTTGAGGCGACGGTGTTCTCATCGCCATCCGTGCCCGCCCCGACGACGGCGACGGTGCCAGTGGCGCCCTGTTCCTGCCCGACGGAGAGATCGCCGACCGAGGCCGCCCCCCCTTCCGAGATCCAGACGATACCCCCCTCGGCGGGATACGACGTGGATGCGCCGCCGAAGCCAAGCCTGAGACCGGAAACGCCTGCACTGTCATGACCGACCGTAAGCAGCGATTCCGTCATTTCAAGCGAAGACCCGACACCCGAGATCCGGATCACCCCATACTCGTCGCCCTCGCCGGCATCATGGCCCAGCGAGACGGCGTCGTTCGCCGTGACCGTGCCGCCTGCGGTGATAGTCATATCGCCCTGACCGCCATAGCCGATATAGGTCTCGTCATTCAGAACCACGTCGGCATCATAAACGGTCCAATTGCCGGTCGAGCCCTCACCCCTGGCCAGATAGGTCTTGCCGTCGACGGTGAGCAACGCGTCGTTCATGATGATGATAGTGGCCGTGCCCGAAATGCCCGCGGAAAGATCCCCGCCCACGGTGGCGCTTGCGTCTTTGCCGCTGACCTGAAGAAGGCCATAGCTCTGCGCTGCATCGCCCAGCGACAGGTCGCTGTCAGCGCCCTGCAGCGTCAGGGTCCCGCCGTCCGAGACCGCCACATAGCCCGGGTAATCGTTGGAGCCGCTTTTGGGGGCCTTGGAGCCGATGACGAGATTGCTGTCCTTCAGGGTGAAGCTCGAGCCCGCGCCCGCGACGCTCAGCTTGCCGCTGCCGCCCTCGGAATTCACGCCCAGAATGACATCCCCCTCGGACGTCGCCTTGCCGCCGGATTGCACGGAGATCGCACCGGTGCCGTCCTCGCCGACGGAAAGGCCCTCCTTGAAGCTGGCCTCGGCCGCGTTGCTGACGGTCAGCGTGCCCGTCGAGCCTGTGCCCTGGCCAAGCCGAAATGCGCCGTTGGAAGTGTAGGTCGAGCCCTGCCCGTCGACGGTGACATAGCCGGCCGAGCCCGCGCCCTGACCCACCGTGACCGTGTCATTGGTCGTGGCCTCGGCGCCTTCGAGGATGTTGAAACCGGCCTCAGAGGAATTGCCCGCGCCCATGAGGAACACGCCATTGGCGGTGTAGCTCGAGCCTGCGCCCTGGACTGTGAAGCTCGCGGTCAAATCGCTGCCTTCGCCCACCGTGACCTCGCCGCTGGTGGTGGCGGAAGAACCGCTGAGGATGTTGAAGTTCGATCTCGAACCGCTGGACTTGCCCAGATAGACCCCGCCGTTCAGGGTCGCGGTCGAGCCGTTTTTCAGGTCCACCTGGCCTGTCGAGTTCGCACCATAGCCAAGGATCAGCTCGGCGCCTTCAGCGCTTTTGAGCTTGCCGTTGTCGACATCGATCCGCCCGGTCGCCCCCTCGCCACGGCCGATGGCGACGTGGTAGCCCGCATCGTAGGTGCCGCCATCCTTGACATAGAGGACGCCGGTCGTACCGTCTTGAAAGCCGATGCGGCTCCAGGAGCCGGCAGTATAAAGCCTGGACCCTTCCCCGGTCACGGTGACGGTCGATTCCGTCTCGCCCCTGCTCCAGCCGATCGCCAGGACGGCATTTTCGTCGGAGGTCGCATTCAGGGTAGCACCGCCCGAGATCGTGACAGTCCGGGGTCCGACATTCGGAATCGTGGGATTGGAGCCGTAATCGGCAGCAACCGTGACCCCCTTGGAACTGACCACGGCGCCTTCGCCATCGATGACCAGATCGGCCCCGTTGAAACCGTTGTCCCAGTTCTCGAAGTAGTTGAAGGTATCGTCGAATTTCCCGGTCCAGTTGCTGGTCGTGTTCTCATCCTCGGCCCAGCCAGCCGGGGCGAGCGAAAGGGCCGCGACCGAGACGAGGGCCGTGGTGGACAGGAAGTACCGTATTCTCTGGGTGTTCATGGCAACCTTAACGCTTTGAAAAAACCGGAAGGGCCTGCCACGTGACACGACTTCCTCCCACAATCGCGGCCAAGATAGACGCGGGGGAAGCCTGCCAGATATGTCTCAGCCGGTAGGGCTGAAGCGCAATCGTATATCGAAAGGAGAGCGGACTATACCAATGGCCCATTCGCCATCCTTTCGAGGCGGCCGAAGGGGCTGTCGCGACCGGGCGGATCGACCGGGGCCGGGTCCGGGGCGCAGTTGACTGCCCCACGGGTGCCATCCTTCTCATGGGCTTCTCATGGGCTCGCAAGCGCGGCAGGATCCACGCGCATCAAGCGGCAACAAGCTGCCGATACTGCGCCGTGCTCGGCTGCTTTCAGCGCATTGCGCGGCAGAAACCGCTCGCCGCTACGAAAAGACGCGCCGGGTACGGGTTGCGGGGGATCTGCCACCCCCGGCGGCCCGGCCGGGCCTCTTGTTGCGGGGGGAGGGCTGGCGGCGCGGCCGAAGTCTGACGGCGGTCAGACCGGGCTGGCCTTCGCCCCACGATTCTGTCGTCGCGCAGACAGAGCCTCGTTTCCGCATCCCGATCCCGTCTTCGGGGCCGGTCGGTTGCTGCCGGGTCTTGCAGCGGACAGGCGCCGGAAGCCGCTGGTCATGCCCGCCCGCCCGGGGCCAAGGGGCCGCTGTCCCTGCCGGCCGACAGCCCCCCGACGGGCCGGCCGCTATTCGCCCTCGCCGCTTTCGCGCGCAGCCTGCCGGTCGCGCAGCGCCGGGCGCAACCGCAGGAACCAGACGAACAGCACGGTCAGACCCAGAAGCGCGGCGCTGGCGGGGCTGGTGAGGAAGATCGTCGGATCGCCCTCGGACACAATAAGCGAGCGGCGCAGGAATTCCTCGAAATAGGGGCCGAGGATCACGCCCATCAGCGCCGGCACCACCGGATAGCCGAAGCGGCGCATCAGGAAGGCCAGCACCCCGATCGCCAGCGCCATCCACATCTGGAAGGCCGACCAGGACGAGGCGAAGACGCCCACCATCGAGATCAGCGCGATGAAGGCGTAAAGCACGCCGCGATTGATCTGGCTGAGCCGCAGATAGACCGGCCCGAAGGCCAGGACCGACAGGAAGACCAGGATCGAGGACACGAAGAGCGCCGCGAACATCGGCGCGATCTCGATGAAATTCGATCCCAGGAGCGCGGGCCCTGGCACAAGCCCGTGCAGCAGCAGCACGCCGAAGATGATGGCGGTGACCGCGTCGCCCGGAATGCCCATGGTCAGAAGCGGGATCACCGCGCCGCCGCACATCGCGTTATTGGCGGTCTCGGAGGCCGCGAGCCCTTCATACGATCCCTTGCCGAAGATCTCGGGGCGACGCGCGGAGCGCTTGGCCTCGGCATAGGCGATGAAGGAGGCCATCGAGGCGCCGCCGCCCGGCAGCATGCCGATCACGACGCCGATCACCGCGCTCTTGGCATAGGCGACGGGGCCGACCTCGCGGACATGCGCAAGCGAGGGCAGGAAATCGCGGCGCCGCGGCCGGACGATCTGGGCCACCCGGTCGGCCCGCATCATCGCCGAGGGCGTCGCCGCCTGGGCGATCAGCTCGCAGACCGCGAACAGCCCGATCACGGCGGGCAACAGCCCGATGCCTTCGATCAGGTGATAGCTGCCGAAATCGAACCGGCCCTCGGGCACCATCGGGTCGATGCCCACGGTCGAGATCATCAGCCCCAGCACCATCGCCGCGATGGCCTTCGACAGCGAGCCCGACGACACGATGGTCACGGTGACGATCGCCATCAGCACCAGCGAGAACTTGTCGGGGGTCTGGAACAGGAGCGCGAGCGAACTGACCGGCTGGGCCAGCGCGATCAGCACCACCGCGCCGATCAGGCCGCCGAGCGCCGAGGAGAAGGCGCTCATTCCCAGTGCCTGCGGCCCCTCTCCGCGCTTCATCAGGGCGTGGCCGTCAAGCGTGGTGATCGCGCCCGAGGGCGCGCCGGGGATGTTCAGCGTGATGCCGGTGATCGAGCCGGAATAGATCCCGGCCATGTAGATCCCGGCCACCATGACCAGCGCATCGGTCACCTCCATGCCGAAGGTGAAGGGCAGCAGAAGCGCGATGGCCAGGGTCGCGGTCAGGCCCGGGATGGCGCCGAACACGAGCCCCAGCAGGAAGCCTCCGATCAGGTGCAGGAAGGTGGCGGGATGGGTGAGCGAGAGAAAGCCTTGGGCGAGATCGGCCAGCATGTCAGAGCCCCCAGAGCGGCAGCGACAGGCCGAAAAGCCGGTCGAAGAACAGCCAGCCGAAGCCCGTCACCCCGACCCCGACCGCCAGCGCCATCAGCGCCGAGCGGCCCCAGCGCCCGCTATCCTCGAGATTGAAGTAGAATGCGATGGCAAAGCAGTAGAGCGCAGCCGAGATCACGTAGCCCAGCCAGACGAAGCCGATCACGAAAAGCGCGGTGGCGCCGATGGCGAAAAGCGGGCCGAGCACCGGCAGCAGCCCGGGCAGCCCGGTATCGGCCGCCGCATCGGCGGCGTCCGAGGTGTCGGCGCGGCGGGCCTCAACGCGGGCGCGGAATTCCGAAATCAGCACGCGAGCCAACATGCCGTAAAGCGCGAGACACAACAGGGCAGGCAGGAAGGCGGGCCCCGGTTCGCCCGAGGCGAAGGGGCGCGGCATCTGCAGCACCTGCCAGCCATAGACGGTATTGGCGAGGGCGAGGCCGGCCGCGAACAGGATCTGGCCGTTGGTCTTTCCGGTCATGGCGGTCTCCCTTTGGCCGGTCGTGGCGCGACCGGAGGGCCGGTCGAAGGCGGGACCCGGCAAATCCGGGCCCCGCCCCCGGGGGGCTGGCCGAAGTGCTACTTCTGCAGCACGCCTTCGGCCACCAGCTGGTCGATCAGGGCGAAGGCCTTCTTCTGGGCGGCCTTCACATAGGCGGCGGTTGCCTCGGCATCCATCCAATGCGCGCCCATCGCGGATTTCTCGGCCGCTTGCTGGAATTCGGGCAGATCGAACACCGCGGCAAAGCCGGCTTCGAGCGCCGCGCGCTTGTCGGCATCGACGTCGGCCTGGGTCGCGACCAGGCGGAAGCTGCCCCAGACCACGTCATAGCCCGATTCAAGGAAGGTCGGCACATCGGGGAACTTGGGGTCGCGCGTCTCCGACATCACCGCCAGAACCCGGGCCTGACCGGCCTGCACGGCGGCATAGGCGGCCGAGATGCTCGAGGACATCGCATCGACCTCGCCCGACAGCAGCGCCTCGCGCTCGGGGCCCGAGCCCTTGGGATAGGGAATGTGCTGCACCTCGATCCCGGCCTCCTTGGCAAAGTCGAGCGCGGGCAGGTGCCAGACGCCGCCGGTGCCGACATTGGCGATCTTCAGCGTACCGGGCGCGGCCCTGGCGGCGGCGACGAAATCGTCGAGCGTGGCGAAGGGCGCATCGGCCCGCACGATCAGCGCGGTCGGATGCACGGTGACCGAGCCCAGATAGGCCAGCCGGTCGGTGTCATAGCCCGGCACCAGTTCGTAATAGGGCACGGTGATCACGCTGTCCCAGGTCAGCGAACCGATGGTGTAGCCGTCTGGCCGCGACTTCATCAGTCTGAGCGTTCCGATGCCGCTTTGCGCGCCGGTCACGTTCTGGGTGTTGATGCCGGTGCCAAGGGTTTTCTCGGCGAAGCTCATGAACTGGCGCATGACGGTATCGGTGCCGCCGCCCGCGCTCCAGGGCATGATATGGGTCAGGTCCCTGTCGGGAAAGTCGGCGGCGGCCGGCGCCGCCAGCGGCAGCGCAAGGGCGGCGGCGACCAGGGCAGCGCGCGACAGCAGCGTCCGGGGCAGGGTCAGGATCTTCATGGCGTCGTCTCCGTGTTGGGGGCGGCGCGTTTTTCGCGCTCTTGCTCGGTGCCGGGTGAGGTATCAGGTGAAATAGGGCAGTTTCTTCTTTTGCGCAGCGCGCACCCAGGAGGGCACGAAGGGCACGATCTTGTCCTGCGAGGGCACGCGGATCTCGATGAAGCTGGCGCCCTCATGGGCGAGGGCCGCGCGCAGGGCGGGCTCGATCTCGGCATCGCTCTCGATCCGCGCGGTCTGGAAGCCGAAGCCCTGGGCGACCTGCACGTAATCGACCGCGCCGAAATCGGTGCTCCAGGGTTCGTCGACATCGTCAAGCAGAATCGCCTCGCCCCGGATCCAGCCATAGGTGTCGTTGCGGGTCAGGATCACGGTGATGTTCTTGCCGCTGCGCCGGATGGTCTCGAAATCGCCCAGCACGAAGGCGAGCGAGCCATCGCCCGTCAGCGAGATCACCGGCCCGTCACCGGCGAAGGCCGCGCCGATCCCGGCGGGCACCGAATATCCCAGCGCGCCCATCGAATAATTGGTCAGATAGCGCCGTCCCGGCTCGCGCACCGACAGCAGTGCCGAAGGATAGATCGCAGCGACGCCGGGCTCGGCGGTGACGATGGCATCGGGCGGCAGCAGGGTATCGAGCGCGCGGGTCAGCTTGACCGGCGAGATCGTGCCCTCGGGCATTTCGATGTTCGAGTTGAAGACCGCATCGAGCGCCGTGCGCTTCATGTCGGTCAGGTCGAGCCGGGGACGCGTCAGATGCGGATGCTCGACCCGGATCAGCTCGGCCATATAGGCCAGCGTCGCGCGGGCATCGCCCACCATGCCCACCTTCAGCGGGAAATTGTTGCCGACATGGGCCTCGGCGATGTCGAGATGCAGGAAGGTCTTGGAAGCCGGGTCGCCATACAGCGTCCAGTGATCGGTCGAGCTGGAATCGGTATTGGTGCCGACGAAGAAGACGGTGTCGGCCGATTTGGCATAGTCATTGGCATAGCCCATGCCGCCCCGCGCGCCGATCACCCGAAGCGCCAGCGGATGGGTCTCGGCCATCAGCCCCTTGCCGGGCGTCGTCGTCGCGACCGGGACCTGCAACAGTTCGGCCAGCGCCTGCACCTCGGCGCCCGCCTTCGAGATCAGCGCGCCCTGACCGCAGACGATCAGCGGCTTTTCGGCCGCCAGCAGCGTGTCGATGGCCGCGCGGATCCTGCCGTGATCGGCCACCGGGCGGTGGGCCGGGTATTCGCTGTATTCCGGCTGGGCATAGAGATCGGCGATCTCGGCAGTCTCGTGGAAGATGTTGATTGGCACCCGGATATGGACCGGCGCGGGCCGGCCCGAGGTCGCCACCCGGAACGCCCGGCGCATCAGGATCGGAATGTCCTTCACCGAGGTCAGGTAGAAGGATTCCTTGCAGATGCTGGCATAAAGCGCGGTCTGGTCGATCCCGGTCAGCCCGTGCTTCTTGTCCTGGTTCACCGGAATGTCCGAGCTGAAGAAGATCACCGGCACCGAACTGAGGAAGGCCTCGGCAATCCCCGGGGTGCAATGGGTGACGCCCGGGCTCGGGGCCTCCAGCACAGCCGGGCGGCCGGTGACCTTGGCATAGGCCTCGGCGGCATAGGACGCGGTGCGCTCGTCGCGGGTCAGCACGAATTCGATGTTCGAATGGGCGCGCCATTCCTTGTACCAGCCGATGGTGGTCTCGCCCGGCAGGCCGAAGACATGGGACACGCCATGCAGCTCCAGCATCTTCAGGATGACCTGCGCCCCGTTCATCACCTGCGTCACCTGCGTCTCCTGCCCGTTCATGCCGTCCCGTCCGCTCCGGCCCCTGCCTGACCCGTACATGGCTCATGCCCTGGCCCGTCACCGTCTTCGCCGGGGTCCGGTTTTGGTATGCTTTGCTGTATACAGGGTGATACACAGGCCGGAACGCAAATCAATTGTTTTTCTGTCCGGCGCCCTTATTGTGGATCCGCGCCTCTTCTCCTTTCGGACGGAACCATTGAAATGGCTAAAAAAACGGCGGGTACGGTTGAAAGAGCCTATCGGATGCTCAAGGAGATGGCCGCAACCTATGCCTTCAAGCCGGATTCGCGCCTCAACGAAGGGGTGCTGGCGCGCCAGCTTGAGACCAGCCGCACGCCGCTGCGCGAAGCGCTGAACCGGCTCGCGGCCGAGGGGTTTCTGGTGTTCCGCCCCGGTCAGGGCTTTTTCTGCCGCTCGCTGACGCCGGGCGAGATCATGGACCTTTACGAGGCCCGCGCCGCGATCGAATGCGAGGCCGCCAAGCTTGCCGCGCGCCGCGCCGACCCGCAGGAACTCGACGCGCTCGAGGTCTTTCTCGAGGCCTCCTGCCCCGATTACCAGCCCGGCACCTCGCCGGTGGAACTGGTCCGGCTCGACGAAGCGTTCCATATGCGACTGACAGCACTCTCGGGCAATGCCGAGCTGAGCCGCCTTCTGGAAAACGTCAACGGACGCATCCATTTCGTGCGGCTGATCGATCTGCGCACGCTCAGCCAGCGCGACGGGCCCGAGGTCGTCACCACCGCCCCGCACCGGCGCATTCTCGACGCGGTGCGCGCGGGCGACCCCGAGGCGGCCCAGCACGAGATGCGCGGCCATATCGAGCGGCGGCTCGAAGCCGTCACCGAGAACGTGCGCAATGCCTTCGCCGAGCTTTACGCCCCCTGATCCGCATCGTCCGGCGCGTCGCGGCGACCGATCTCGGCCACGACCAGGCGCATCTGGGTGCAGAAGGCATCGATCAGGCTGGCCTTGGGGCTGTCATCGCGCGCGAGGATGCCGACCGGCCGCCCGGCCAGGCCGGGGATCGCGATCTCGCGCACCGCAACCGGGTTCGGCGCCGGCACGCAGCGCCGGGGCACCACCGCCACCCCCAGCCCGTGATAGACCATCGTCGAGATCATCTGGATACCGTCAAGCTCCATCGCCTCGTGGACGGTGATGTCCTCGCGCACCAGCCAGTCGTCGATCAGCTGCCCCGACCAGAGCGAACGGCTGATCCGGATGAAGGGATAGGCCTCGAGGATCTCGCGCGGATCGTCGAGCGGGCAATCCCCGGCGGTCAGAAGGTGGAACGGCTCTTCGGTGACGGTGTGAAAGACCAGCCGCGAGCCCAGCACCGGCGGCCGCCCGATGAAGGCCGCGTCCAGGGCGCCGCGATCGACCGGCGCCACCAGATTGGCCGAATGGGCGGGGGCGGCCTGGATATGCAGGTCGGGATAAAGCGCGCGCATCCGCTTCATCGCATGGGGCACCGCCCCGGTCATGGCGGTGAACATCGCGCCGATATTGAGCGTGCCGGTTATCGTGGCCTCGCCCCGCGCCGTGCGGCGCAGTTCGTCATAGGCGGCGAGCACCTCGATGGCCTTGGGCACCAGCAGCCGCCCGCGGGCATTCAGCTCGGGAACCCGGCGCCGCCGGTCGAAGATCTCGACGCCCAGATCCTCCTCGAACTGCTTCATCTGCAAGGAGACTGCCGAACGGGTCAGATGCTCGCTGGCTGCAGCGGCCGACAGGCTGCCATGGCGCGAGATGGCGACAAGGGTCTTCAGGCGGCGGATCGACATGGCAGGGCTCCGCAGTGGCTTTCATTAGGTTTACGCAAGGTTTCAGGCAGTTGGCAGGCCGGCGCCCGACGGGCCGCCGCCGCTTGGTCTATCGCAAGTTTTTCTTGACAGAAAGGTAAAAATTACTCGCTTGCGTAAACCTATTTTGACTAGGTAGCGTGCAGACAGCGCGGCGGACCGCCATGAACGGACGACCGCGCCCGACATATTCCGAACCTTCGAGGACGTGCCCGACTCGACCCCCGCTGCACGGGGTGCGCGGTTATGGCATGAGCAGAGATGAACAGAGCCGACCCAGAGACCGTCATACCCGTCATCGATCCGGTCAGCCGCCGGATGCGCGACACCAAGCCCTCGGCCTCGCTCGAGGCGGCGCAGCTGGCGCGGGATCTGCGCGGCCAGGGCCGCCGGGTGATCTCGCTGGCGACCGGCGAGCCCGATTTCCCGACCCCCGACCATATCAAGGCCGCCTGCGTCGCCGCGCTGGCCGAGAACCGCACCGGCTATCCGCCGGTCCAGGGCATTCCGGCGCTGCGCGAGGCGATCTGCCAGAAATTCCACCTGGACAACGACCTGGATTACCGCGCCAGTCAGGTGATCGTCGCCAATGGCGTCAAGCAGATCGTCTTCAACGCGCTGGCGGCCAGCCTCGAGCCCGGCCAGGAGGTGCTGATCCCGGCGCCGGGCTGGGTCAGCTATTCCGAGATGACGCGGCTGAATGGCGGCGTGCCAGTGTGGCTCGAAACCCGGTGGGACGACAATTTCCGCCTGCGGCCCGAGGCTCTCGAGGCCGCGATCACCGAGAACACCCGCTGGCTGATCCTCAACAACCCCTGCAACCCGACCGGCACGATCCTGACCGAGGCCGAGATCCGCGCCCTGGCAGAGGTGCTGGAGCGTCATCCGCAGGTGATGGTCCTCAGCGACGACATCTACGAGCATCTGCGCTACGGCCCCGCGCCCTATTTCACCATCGCCCAGGTCTCGGAGGCGATGAAGGCCCGGACCCTGACCGCCAATGGCGTCTCGAAGGCCTGGTGCATGACCGGCTGGCGCGTCGGCTTCGCGGCCGGGCCGCAGGCGCTGATCGACGCCA encodes:
- a CDS encoding tripartite tricarboxylate transporter permease translates to MLADLAQGFLSLTHPATFLHLIGGFLLGLVFGAIPGLTATLAIALLLPFTFGMEVTDALVMVAGIYMAGIYSGSITGITLNIPGAPSGAITTLDGHALMKRGEGPQALGMSAFSSALGGLIGAVVLIALAQPVSSLALLFQTPDKFSLVLMAIVTVTIVSSGSLSKAIAAMVLGLMISTVGIDPMVPEGRFDFGSYHLIEGIGLLPAVIGLFAVCELIAQAATPSAMMRADRVAQIVRPRRRDFLPSLAHVREVGPVAYAKSAVIGVVIGMLPGGGASMASFIAYAEAKRSARRPEIFGKGSYEGLAASETANNAMCGGAVIPLLTMGIPGDAVTAIIFGVLLLHGLVPGPALLGSNFIEIAPMFAALFVSSILVFLSVLAFGPVYLRLSQINRGVLYAFIALISMVGVFASSWSAFQMWMALAIGVLAFLMRRFGYPVVPALMGVILGPYFEEFLRRSLIVSEGDPTIFLTSPASAALLGLTVLFVWFLRLRPALRDRQAARESGEGE
- a CDS encoding autotransporter domain-containing protein, coding for MNTQRIRYFLSTTALVSVAALSLAPAGWAEDENTTSNWTGKFDDTFNYFENWDNGFNGADLVIDGEGAVVSSKGVTVAADYGSNPTIPNVGPRTVTISGGATLNATSDENAVLAIGWSRGETESTVTVTGEGSRLYTAGSWSRIGFQDGTTGVLYVKDGGTYDAGYHVAIGRGEGATGRIDVDNGKLKSAEGAELILGYGANSTGQVDLKNGSTATLNGGVYLGKSSGSRSNFNILSGSSATTSGEVTVGEGSDLTASFTVQGAGSSYTANGVFLMGAGNSSEAGFNILEGAEATTNDTVTVGQGAGSAGYVTVDGQGSTYTSNGAFRLGQGTGSTGTLTVSNAAEASFKEGLSVGEDGTGAISVQSGGKATSEGDVILGVNSEGGSGKLSVAGAGSSFTLKDSNLVIGSKAPKSGSNDYPGYVAVSDGGTLTLQGADSDLSLGDAAQSYGLLQVSGKDASATVGGDLSAGISGTATIIIMNDALLTVDGKTYLARGEGSTGNWTVYDADVVLNDETYIGYGGQGDMTITAGGTVTANDAVSLGHDAGEGDEYGVIRISGVGSSLEMTESLLTVGHDSAGVSGLRLGFGGASTSYPAEGGIVWISEGGAASVGDLSVGQEQGATGTVAVVGAGTDGDENTVASSLKVADNATVGNRGRGSLLALDGSSVEIGGDLTVGAASSGNGIMRVNNGATVSVGTDDGEGNYDGTVTVARDSGSTGTLVIGASYDVEEENGGAVASGRVNAGRLAFGTGTGSLVFNITDTDYSFGMDVTGGGAINAYNGTISLSGDYSGYYGNTNIHGGTVAVDTDTFVNSAVTVMAGATLAGSGSLSDVTLQDGSTVAPGGAGIGTLTIAGGDLSFADGASYAVTVSSDGTSDLLAVKSTDEGQYSSLVPDEPGTIGGAVTLGGSSSLKVSRLASDDEADFSLNTWYTIMTADQGITGEFSEVSDTFAYLDTTLDYDNDTEVLLALTRNDVDFEDVVSSSNSNARNTARAIGTMDEENPLYKKVLFLEDGEIDRTYQALSGETHASMSTAMLQSTEPTRRLVVNRMRQITPGAATPAAVTRNATSYETAGSFFSNPEVWGQAYGSWSKLDGSDGASGMEATTGGFVIGADAETDGGWRTGVFGSFGLVDTDAKDSSADSDADSYQLGVYTARSFGQMALRMGASYTWDDVSAKRNVSVGGVRQDLEADYWARTAQAFVELGYQTSAGRTSLEPFIGQAILYQEIDSFTETGGSAALSVDGEDLTQGITTVGLRFGRDLEGIGAGMSNLHGGVAWQHVSGDLNAESTMRFASGSDAFSVTGSALDRNQAVLSLGLRTELTERSVLDIGYQGTLSENSQSHAIQATYSVRF
- a CDS encoding tripartite tricarboxylate transporter TctB family protein — encoded protein: MTGKTNGQILFAAGLALANTVYGWQVLQMPRPFASGEPGPAFLPALLCLALYGMLARVLISEFRARVEARRADTSDAADAAADTGLPGLLPVLGPLFAIGATALFVIGFVWLGYVISAALYCFAIAFYFNLEDSGRWGRSALMALAVGVGVTGFGWLFFDRLFGLSLPLWGL